The window GCCTTGCATGTCGCGCAGGGCGTCCATCAGTTGCGATGCCTCATCACGCCCCTCATTGGGAATGCTCTGCGTCAGGTCCCCCGAGGCGACGGTCCGGGCAACGCGCACCGCCTGCAGCAGAGGCAATACGACGCTGCGCGACAGGATCAGGGCCAGAAACGCCCCGACCATCACGGAGGCCACCAGGATGGCGATCACCATCAGGTTGGCCTGCTCATAGGCCGCCGTACTGGCCTGGGTTGCCTGCCTGGCCCCCTCGGTGTTCAGCTTGACCAAGGCATCCACCTCGGCCACGACGGCACTGCCCTTGGCATTGAGGACATGGTTGACCAGCTCTATCGCCTTGTCGGTTTCATGATTGGCCAGCAGGCCGATGATGGTGGTTTGGGTCTGCTCGTAATCCTGGCGGGCCGTGAGGAAACGCGCATAGATCGCATGTTCTTCGGGGCTGGAGATCAATGCGCTGTAGGTCCGTGCGGCTTCATCCAGTTGCTCCCGGGCACGGGTCACGTCATTGGGCGTCTGGGCAGTGAACCCGATGGCCGCACGCAAGGTGAGGGTTCGCAAGCGCATGACGGCCTCATCGATGCCGTTCAAGGCCAGAATGCTGGGCAACCAGTTGCTATCAACTTCATGGGCGCTCTGGTTCATCTTCTTCATCTGGACCAGGGACCCCAACCCGATCACCAGCATGAGTACGATAAGACTGAGAAAGCCTGCTACAACCCGGGTAGAAACCTTTAGTCTGCGCATGTCCACTACTCACCCGTTTATCCGATTTCAATATAGGCCCGACTCACGGCGGCCTTTAATGCGTCAGATCAACAGGTCATCAACGCATCGGACCATCAGTGCAGCAGCCACTCATTGGTGATGGACGTGGCGACTGGAAGCCGTGATATCACCATGACATTATTACCTTAATGAAATCTGAAGATGCCTCGGTCGGGCACCGAGACTGCCGCCCGTTCCTGATCGAACGGTCAGCACGGGCCTAGGGACGCGGAATCGTCAACGTGGCACACAGCCCACCGGTCTCGCGGTTCTCCAGGCGGACCTGGCCGCCGAACTGTCGGGCAATCGTCTGGACAATCGTCAGCCCCAGCCCCGCCCCCTGGTCGTTCCCACGGCTGTAGAAACGCTCGAACAGCCGCTCTCGCTGGCTCTCATCGATGCCGGGACCCTGGTCTTGCACAGACAGCTCGAATTGCCCCGCCCGGCTCGACAGGCGGACAGAGATCAAGCCTGCGACCGGGGAAAAATTGGCCGCATTGGTGATCAGGTTGTGCAAGGCAATGGCCAGTGCATCGGCACTGATCCGGGCCTGGTACTCGCCCGGCTCGACGTCGAACTCGAACTCCAGCCCCTTGTCCAGCAGCCAGGCTCCCAACTGTGACAGGTTCTCGCGCAGGACCTGCTCAAGATCGATCAACTGCGTCGCCGTGACGTCCCTGACTGGCTCAAGGCGGGCCATGGTCAGCAGTTGATTGACCAGCCGGGTGGTGCGATCCACGCCGCTGATCAGGTGATGCAGGGATTGGCTGCGCTGCTGCTCGGTTTCAGCCTCCAGCAGATTCTGGGCATGGACCCGCAATACCGCCAGCGGGGTGCGCATTTCGTGGGCCGCGTCGGCGATGAAACGGCGCTCGCGCCCCAGCAATTCCTGCACCTGCACCAACACCCGGTTGAGGGCCGACTGCATGGGCTCGAGTTCCGAGGGCAAGGGCTCCAGGCGCAGCGGTTCCAGGGAGCCTGGGTGCCGCCCCCTCAGGATCATGGCCATCTTCGCCAGGGGGCCCAGCCCCCAGCCAATGGCCAGCCAGGCCAGGACGGCGAGGATGAGCGTGCCAAAGACATTAGGCCAGAGGGTGTGGCGGATGATCCGATAGACCAGGTCGGAACGGACGTCGTCACGCTCGCCGACCCAGATCTGCAGATGATTCTGCTTGTCTTCAAGCACAAAGGCCCGCCAGGCATGGTGCTTGAGGTCGACCACGTCACTGAACCCCGCGATCGACGGCCGTTGCTCGAAACTCGGGGCGCTGGCGGTTTTCACCAGCACGTCGCCCGCCGGGTTCCAGACCTGGAAGGCAATCTTGCGCTCGTAGGGGTGACCATCGGGCTTCGACACGCCTTCCCCCAGCGCCTGGTTGAAGGCCTCGTAGAGCTTGTTCTCGTCACCCGGCGCCAGGGGCATGCGCATCACCCCCTGGAGCAGGCGGGCATTCTGCGCCAGCTGCGCATCATAGACTTCGTCGATCTCACGGTTGCTATCGTGCAGGCTGAGCAGCGTGATGATCAGCCGCCCGAGCAACAGCAGTCCGATGATCAGCGTCACCGTGCGGCGCCGGATCGAGATCATGAAGTCTTTTCCATGCGGTACCCGACACCGCGGATGGTCCGAATCAGATCAGTGGAGAACTTCTTGCGCAGATTGTAGATATGGACCTCCAGCGTATTGCTCTCGGCCTCATCCCCCCAACCGTACAGCAACTGGGTCAGGCGCTCGCGCGTCATCACCCGTCCCGGCGGTGACAGCAACTCGTAAAGCAGCTGGTATTCCTTGGGTGTCAAGGCAACCGGCTGGCCTCCCCAGCACACCTGCTGGCTGACCGGG of the Pseudomonas vanderleydeniana genome contains:
- a CDS encoding sensor histidine kinase, with amino-acid sequence MISIRRRTVTLIIGLLLLGRLIITLLSLHDSNREIDEVYDAQLAQNARLLQGVMRMPLAPGDENKLYEAFNQALGEGVSKPDGHPYERKIAFQVWNPAGDVLVKTASAPSFEQRPSIAGFSDVVDLKHHAWRAFVLEDKQNHLQIWVGERDDVRSDLVYRIIRHTLWPNVFGTLILAVLAWLAIGWGLGPLAKMAMILRGRHPGSLEPLRLEPLPSELEPMQSALNRVLVQVQELLGRERRFIADAAHEMRTPLAVLRVHAQNLLEAETEQQRSQSLHHLISGVDRTTRLVNQLLTMARLEPVRDVTATQLIDLEQVLRENLSQLGAWLLDKGLEFEFDVEPGEYQARISADALAIALHNLITNAANFSPVAGLISVRLSSRAGQFELSVQDQGPGIDESQRERLFERFYSRGNDQGAGLGLTIVQTIARQFGGQVRLENRETGGLCATLTIPRP